The proteins below are encoded in one region of Macrobrachium rosenbergii isolate ZJJX-2024 chromosome 29, ASM4041242v1, whole genome shotgun sequence:
- the TP53INP gene encoding tumor protein p53-inducible nuclear protein 2 isoform X3 gives MLANLTSLIWGSNENTPPTPATHSTTKNDATEKTASEDALLDTLGAHNIRASTPSDDDDADWVLVDRAEVDEACNWEGQVPPQWMPEAAAMIPSVPVPTSSPVLCTGETSDGGPQEWLMTPPPCFTRSQAAPLASSPLENLLIEHPSMSVYLPRPTYTSAATARIFPRRLLSHSSHSRSPPSVSPSSLPTSGEREESPMREETSSEVGGGQQVDIPTIGRTTGVAQRTANLIQAIDVLRPAQKAQRRREERRLKHKHLDRTNKAREVASAGNKRSKRREMLTPSKFSRAVNNRKC, from the exons ATGCTGGCCAACCTCACTTCACTGATATGGGGAAGCAACGAGAATACGCCGCCAACGCCAGCAACACACTCCACCACAAAGAACGACGCCACGGAGAAGACCGCCTCCGAGGATGCCCTTCTCGATACCCTAGGCGCCCACAACATCAGGGCATCCACTCCCTCAGATGACGACGATGCTGACTGGGTTCTCGTGGACAGAGCTG AGGTTGACGAGGCGTGCAATTGGGAGGGCCAAGTACCACCACAGTGGATGCCAGAAGCCGCAGCGATGATACCTTCGGTGCCAGTGCCGACTTCGTCTCCTGTGCTCTGCACTGGAGAGACAAGTGACGGAGGACCACAAGAATGGCTAATGACTCCACCGCCTTGCTTCACACGTTCACAGGCAGCTCCTTTAGCGAGCTCACCCTTGGAAAATCTGCTCATAGAGCACCCTAGCATGTCTGTCTATCTGCCACGCCCCACCTACACCAGTGCTGCTACTGCCAGAATATTTCCCAGACGACTGTTGTCTCACTCCTCCCATTCCCGTTCTCCCCCCTCAGTTTCTCCCTCCTCCCTGCCCACTTCTGGTGAACGTGAGGAGTCCCCAATGAGAGAAGAAACAAGCAGCGAGGTTGGTGGGGGGCAGCAGGTAGACATCCCTACTATTGGCAGAACAACGGGTGTTGCCCAACGAACTGCTAACCTTATCCAGGCCATTGATGTGCTTAGGCCAGCCCAGAAG GCCCAGCGTCGAAGGGAGGAGCGTCGGCTTAAGCACAAACACTTGGATCGTACCAACAAGGCACGTGAAGTCGCAAGTGCTGGGAACAAGCGTTCCAAGAGACGTGAAATGCTGACTCCTTCTAAGTTTTCTCGCGCTGTTAACAACCGCAAGTGCTAA
- the TP53INP gene encoding tumor protein p53-inducible nuclear protein 2 isoform X1, translated as MGSYAQSVHEKMLANLTSLIWGSNENTPPTPATHSTTKNDATEKTASEDALLDTLGAHNIRASTPSDDDDADWVLVDRAEVDEACNWEGQVPPQWMPEAAAMIPSVPVPTSSPVLCTGETSDGGPQEWLMTPPPCFTRSQAAPLASSPLENLLIEHPSMSVYLPRPTYTSAATARIFPRRLLSHSSHSRSPPSVSPSSLPTSGEREESPMREETSSEVGGGQQVDIPTIGRTTGVAQRTANLIQAIDVLRPAQKAQRRREERRLKHKHLDRTNKAREVASAGNKRSKRREMLTPSKFSRAVNNRKC; from the exons AAAAAATGCTGGCCAACCTCACTTCACTGATATGGGGAAGCAACGAGAATACGCCGCCAACGCCAGCAACACACTCCACCACAAAGAACGACGCCACGGAGAAGACCGCCTCCGAGGATGCCCTTCTCGATACCCTAGGCGCCCACAACATCAGGGCATCCACTCCCTCAGATGACGACGATGCTGACTGGGTTCTCGTGGACAGAGCTG AGGTTGACGAGGCGTGCAATTGGGAGGGCCAAGTACCACCACAGTGGATGCCAGAAGCCGCAGCGATGATACCTTCGGTGCCAGTGCCGACTTCGTCTCCTGTGCTCTGCACTGGAGAGACAAGTGACGGAGGACCACAAGAATGGCTAATGACTCCACCGCCTTGCTTCACACGTTCACAGGCAGCTCCTTTAGCGAGCTCACCCTTGGAAAATCTGCTCATAGAGCACCCTAGCATGTCTGTCTATCTGCCACGCCCCACCTACACCAGTGCTGCTACTGCCAGAATATTTCCCAGACGACTGTTGTCTCACTCCTCCCATTCCCGTTCTCCCCCCTCAGTTTCTCCCTCCTCCCTGCCCACTTCTGGTGAACGTGAGGAGTCCCCAATGAGAGAAGAAACAAGCAGCGAGGTTGGTGGGGGGCAGCAGGTAGACATCCCTACTATTGGCAGAACAACGGGTGTTGCCCAACGAACTGCTAACCTTATCCAGGCCATTGATGTGCTTAGGCCAGCCCAGAAG GCCCAGCGTCGAAGGGAGGAGCGTCGGCTTAAGCACAAACACTTGGATCGTACCAACAAGGCACGTGAAGTCGCAAGTGCTGGGAACAAGCGTTCCAAGAGACGTGAAATGCTGACTCCTTCTAAGTTTTCTCGCGCTGTTAACAACCGCAAGTGCTAA
- the TP53INP gene encoding tumor protein p53-inducible nuclear protein 2 isoform X2, translated as MGSRTEKMLANLTSLIWGSNENTPPTPATHSTTKNDATEKTASEDALLDTLGAHNIRASTPSDDDDADWVLVDRAEVDEACNWEGQVPPQWMPEAAAMIPSVPVPTSSPVLCTGETSDGGPQEWLMTPPPCFTRSQAAPLASSPLENLLIEHPSMSVYLPRPTYTSAATARIFPRRLLSHSSHSRSPPSVSPSSLPTSGEREESPMREETSSEVGGGQQVDIPTIGRTTGVAQRTANLIQAIDVLRPAQKAQRRREERRLKHKHLDRTNKAREVASAGNKRSKRREMLTPSKFSRAVNNRKC; from the exons AAAAAATGCTGGCCAACCTCACTTCACTGATATGGGGAAGCAACGAGAATACGCCGCCAACGCCAGCAACACACTCCACCACAAAGAACGACGCCACGGAGAAGACCGCCTCCGAGGATGCCCTTCTCGATACCCTAGGCGCCCACAACATCAGGGCATCCACTCCCTCAGATGACGACGATGCTGACTGGGTTCTCGTGGACAGAGCTG AGGTTGACGAGGCGTGCAATTGGGAGGGCCAAGTACCACCACAGTGGATGCCAGAAGCCGCAGCGATGATACCTTCGGTGCCAGTGCCGACTTCGTCTCCTGTGCTCTGCACTGGAGAGACAAGTGACGGAGGACCACAAGAATGGCTAATGACTCCACCGCCTTGCTTCACACGTTCACAGGCAGCTCCTTTAGCGAGCTCACCCTTGGAAAATCTGCTCATAGAGCACCCTAGCATGTCTGTCTATCTGCCACGCCCCACCTACACCAGTGCTGCTACTGCCAGAATATTTCCCAGACGACTGTTGTCTCACTCCTCCCATTCCCGTTCTCCCCCCTCAGTTTCTCCCTCCTCCCTGCCCACTTCTGGTGAACGTGAGGAGTCCCCAATGAGAGAAGAAACAAGCAGCGAGGTTGGTGGGGGGCAGCAGGTAGACATCCCTACTATTGGCAGAACAACGGGTGTTGCCCAACGAACTGCTAACCTTATCCAGGCCATTGATGTGCTTAGGCCAGCCCAGAAG GCCCAGCGTCGAAGGGAGGAGCGTCGGCTTAAGCACAAACACTTGGATCGTACCAACAAGGCACGTGAAGTCGCAAGTGCTGGGAACAAGCGTTCCAAGAGACGTGAAATGCTGACTCCTTCTAAGTTTTCTCGCGCTGTTAACAACCGCAAGTGCTAA